The following proteins are encoded in a genomic region of Notolabrus celidotus isolate fNotCel1 chromosome 19, fNotCel1.pri, whole genome shotgun sequence:
- the dhx29 gene encoding ATP-dependent RNA helicase DHX29, giving the protein MGGKKKKSAAQAATPGAPAGAAGRTSVAATGNGVAEDPKKQPASTKPGKAAKENKSKAPKTYSLANTAQVDTSGVSDKSILKVFIQADLEKKIIKLINDFREENGDKGPISGRLTSKKLLDLYTALEKFNFKREHIEEAMKSSVLYGGDLHSALDWLCLNLKDDELPEGFSQQMQEESQKSRPRFQPPAQQKPAPASPKVPINTPKEAPKATEKDEAASMKDWILRYAEQSSDEEEEEEEAEGKNAARNPELDEKFDPNDRYLILTAQLYDAKEMAATSKTKGDKQGQRMAQDRIRIIQQEMKQHESHPVFNPAIKVVDAPQKEKKAVSAKEEKEDVGFSLFEKAEKAEKAPPAEKVVKKNEPKDIRNFDYTARSWTGKSPKQFLIDWVRKNLPKSPAPAFHKVAAGRYWRCKVRVQRPDDVLEVCPTILTEDGMQAQHLGATLALYTLIKGQSVHQLLPPTYRDVWLEWRDSEQQQQEETRTAANKPRDQFISRLLTKLKQQQNQNQGEESGSGGQQGQDGAGDEEPEESWENLAGLDIGAGGEEVEEKSEKRGGRREGALEASRELLQKLKNSSLAQKLKADREQLPVFQHRHRVLEALQRHPVVVVAGETGSGKSTQIPQFLLDELLTGGKEAKPCNIVVTQPRRISAMSLACRVSQELGCEDGPGSKSSLCGYQIRMENQSGEWTRLLYCTTGVLLRKLQHDRHLSSLTHIIVDEVHERSVQSDFLLTILKDVVMRRSDLQLILMSATVDCHKFSNYFNRCPVINIPGRTFPVEVFHLEDIVEEMGYVLEKDSEYSQRILEEEEEVSVSVTQKGGKTLQHQEFILKDSSSGWDLGPDLDHFSSRTRHVLQYMNPNKINMDLLVDLIDYLEKSPQFAEVEGAVLVFLPGLAHIQQLYDLLTSDKRFKDKNRYRIVALHSTLSSKDQAAAFTVPPAGVRKIVLSTNIAETGVTIPDVVFVIDTGKTKENKYHESSQMSSLVETFVSKASALQRQGRAGRVQNGFCFRLYPKFRFNAFMDYSIPEILRVPLEELCLHIMKCQYGSPEDFLSQALDPPQPQSVSNAVNLLRKIGACHSTKHVLTPLGQHLASLPVNVKIGKMLIYGAILGCLEPIATIAAAITEKSPFSTPMNRKDEANLAKAALAVANSDHLTIYNAYLGWKNSQTDRTEMSYCRKHFLNRTALITIQDVKHELMKMMEQAGFWSSRSSSHHSKLQAAPLSRQQISVLNAVLTAGLYDSVARVLCTPSVDVLERIACTVETPQGKAQVHPSSVNRNLQTHGWLLYQEKVKYTKIYLRDTTLIPPFPMLLFGGDIDIQHRERLITLDGWIHFQAPVRIGVIFKHLRKLMDSLLEKKLENPRMNLEGERTIQLILDLIKSD; this is encoded by the exons ATGggtggaaagaagaagaaatcagcAGCACAAGCGGCTACACCGGGAGCCCCGgcaggagcagcaggcaggACCAGTGTCGCTGCAACCGGCAACGGCGTGGCGGAGGACCCGAAGAAGCAGCCAGCCAGCACCAAACCGGGCAAAGCAGCCAAAGAGAACAAGTCAAAAG CTCCAAAGACCTACAGTCTTGCCAACACTGCCCAGGTTGACACAAGTGGAGTGTCGGACAAATCGATACTTAAG GTTTTTATCCAAGCTGACCTGGAGAAGAAGATCATCAAACTGATCAATGACTTCAGAGAGGAGAATGGAGACAAAGGGCCCATCTCAGGCAGACTTACAAGCAAGAAACTGCTG gaccTGTACACCGCTCTAGAGAAGTTCAACTTCAAGAGAGAGCACATTGAGGAGGCAATGAAGAGTAGCGTGCTGTATGGAGGGGATCTCCACTCTGCTCTCGACTGGCTCTGCCTCAACCTTAAAGATG ACGAGCTGCCAGAGGGTTTCAGCCAGCAGATGCAGGAGGAGAGTCAGAAGAGCAGGCCCAGGTTCCAGCCCCCAGCTCAGCAGAAACCTGCACCTGCAAGCCCTAAGGTTCCCATCAACACCCCCAAAGAGGCGCCCAAG gccACAGAAAAGGATGAGGCTGCCAGCATGAAGGATTGGATCTTAAGGTatgcagagcagagcagtgatgaagaggaggaggaggaagaggcagaaggGAAAAATGCTGCACGTAATCCTGAGCTGGATGAAAAGTTTGATCCA AATGACAGGTATTTGATCCTTACTGCTCAACTGTATGACGCCAAAGAAATGGCAGCTACTTCAAAGACAAAAGGAGACAAGCAGGGCCAGAGGATGGCACAGGACAGGATACGCATCATACAGCAAG AAATGAAGCAGCACGAGTCCCACCCCGTCTTCAATCCAGCCATTAAAGTGGTAGATGCACctcaaaaggagaagaaagcagTCTCtgcaaaagaggaaaaagaggacgTCGGCTTCAGCCTGTTTGAAAAAGCTGAAAAAGCTGAAAAGGCTCCTCCTGCAGAAAAAG TTGTGAAAAAGAATGAGCCAAAAGACATTCGCAACTTTGACTACACAGCTCGAAGCTGGACAGGAAAGTCTCCCAAACAGTTCCTCATCGACTGGGTCAGAAAGAACCTGCCCAAGAGTCCAGCACCCGCTTTTCACAAAGTGGCTGCTGGTCGATACTGGAGATGCAA GGTGCGAGTTCAGAGGCCAGATGATGTTCTAGAAGTTTGTCCAACCATCTTGACTGAGGACGGCATGCAGGCTCAGCATCTGGGAGCCACTCTGGCACTCTACACTCTGATTAAAGGACAG TCCGTGCACCAGCTCCTCCCTCCGACTTACAGAGACGTATGGCTCGAGTGGAGAGAcagcgagcagcagcagcaggaagagacCCGCACTGCAGCCAACAAGCCAAGAGACCAGTTCATCTCCCGGCTTCTGACTAAACTCAAACaacagcagaaccagaaccaggggGAGGAGTCTGGATCTGGAGGTCAGCAGGGGCAGGACGGGGCTGGGGACGAAGAGCCTGAGGAGTCCTGGGAGAATCTGGCTGGACTTGATATTGGGGCGGGAGGAGAAGAAGTGGAGGAGAAGAGTGAGAAGAGAGgtggaaggagagaaggagccCTTGAGGCATCTAGAGAGCTCTTACAGAAGCTGAAGAATTCGTCACTGGCCCAAAAACTGAAG GCAGATCGAGAGCAACTTCCAGTCTTCCAACACCGCCATCGGGTGCTGGAGGCTCTGCAGCGTCACCCTGTGGTCGTAGTTGCAGGTGAGACCGGCAGTGGGAAGAGCACTCAGATTCCTCAGTTCCTCTTGGACGAGCTGTTAACAGGAGGCAAAGAGGCCAAACCCTGCAACATTGTGGTGACGCAGCCACGCAGGATCTCTGCCATGAGCCTGGCTTGCAGAGTCAGCCAGGAGCTCGGCTGTGAGGATGGACCAGGATCAAAG TCATCGCTTTGTGGATACCAGATCCGGATGGAGAACCAGTCAGGGGAGTGGACTCGTCTGCTGTACTGCACCACCGGAGTTCTGCTGAGGAAACTACAGCATGACAGACACCTCAGCTCCCTCACACACATCATTGTGGACGAG GTCCATGAGCGCAGTGTGCAGTCAGACTTCCTGTTGACCATCCTCAAAGATGTTGTTATGAGGAGATCTGACCTGCAGCTGATCCTTATGAGCGCCACTGTTGACTGCCACAAGTTTTCCAACTACTTCAACCGCTGCCCAGTGATCAATATCCCTGGCAGGACATTCCCCGTAGAG GTGTTCCACTTAGAAGATATTGTGGAGGAGATGGGCTACGTCCTGGAAAAGGACTCAGAGTACAGCCAGAGAATCcttgaagaggaagaggaagtcagTGTCTCTGTTACACAAAAAGGTGGCAAGACGTTACAGCACCAG GAGTTCATCTTGAAGGACTCCTCCTCTGGCTGGGATTTGGGTCCAGATCTTGACCACTTCAGCAGTAGGACTCGGCATGTGCTGCAGTACATGAACCCCAATAAGATCAACATGGACTTACTGGTTGACCTCATTGACTATCTAG AGAAATCCCCACAGTTCGCAGAGGTGGAAGGCGCAGTTTTAGTGTTCCTCCCTGGTTTGGCTCACATCCAGCAGCTCTATGACCTGCTCACCTCTGATAAGAGGTTCAAAGATAAAAACAG ATACAGGATTGTTGCTCTTCACTCAACTCTTTCATCAAAGGACCAGGCTGCTGCCTTTACAGTGCCACCTGCTGGTGTCAGAAAG ATTGTCCTGTCGACTAACATTGCTGAAACAGGGGTGACCATTcctgatgttgtgtttgtcaTCGACACTGGAAAGACCAAAGAAAACAA GTACCACGAGAGCAGCCAGATGAGTTCTCTGGTGGAAACTTTTGTTTCCAAAGCCAGCGCCCTCCAGAGGCAGGGCAGAGCGGGTCGAGTCCAAAACGGCTTCTGCTTCAGACTCTACCCAAAATTCAG GTTTAATGCCTTCATGGATTACTCTATTCCTGAGATACTGAGAGTTCCACTGGAGGAGCTCTGCCTTCATATTATG AAATGTCAGTACGGCTCCCCGGAGGACTTCCTGAGTCAGGCATTGGATCCTCCTCAGCCTCAGTCCGTTAGTAATGCTGTCAATCTACTGAGGAAGATAGGTGCGTGTCATTCCACCAAACATGTCCTCACACCTCTGGGACAGCACCTGGCCAGCCTGCCTGTAAATGTGAAGATTGGAAAGATGCTCATTTATGGAGCCATCCTAGGCTGCCTGGAGCCCATA GCAACAATTGCAGCAGCCATCACAGAGAAGTCTCCATTCTCCACCCCAATGAACAGGAAAGATGAGGCCAACCTGGCTAAAGCAGCACTGGCAGTAGCCAACTCTGATCACCTGACAATATACAATGCATATTTGGG GTGGAAGAACTCTCAGACTGATAGAACAGAAATGTCATACTGTAGGAAACACTTCCTCAACCGTACAGCTCTCATCACAATACAG GATGTGAAGCACGagctgatgaagatgatggagCAGGCAGGTTTCTGGTCCTCTCGCTCCTCCTCCCATCACTCTAAGCTGCAGGCTGCCCCTCTCTCCAGGCAGCAAATCTCTGTCCTGAACGCAGTGCTGACGGCGGGACTCTATGACAGCGTAGCTCGGGTCTTGTGCACCCCCTCTGTGGACGTTCTAGAGCGGATTGCCTGCACGGTGGAGACACCACAAGGGAAGGCCCAGGTCCATCCCTCATCTGTAAACCGCAACCTGCAGACACATGGCTGGCTGCTGTACCAGGAGAAG gTGAAGTACACTAAGATCTACCTGCGAGACACCACTCTGATTCCTCCTTTTCCCATGCTGCTGTTTGGAGGGGACATCGATATCCAGCACAGAGAGAGGCTCATCACATTAGACGGATGGATTCACTTCCAG GCTCCTGTACGGATCGGCGTCATCTTCAAACACCTGAGGAAGCTGATGGACTCTCTGCTTGAGAAGAAGCTGGAGAATCCCAGGATGAATCTGGAAG GTGAGAGGACCATCCAGCTGATTCTGGATCTGATCAAATCAGACTGA
- the pstpip2 gene encoding proline-serine-threonine phosphatase-interacting protein 2 — protein sequence MKNLHFKDFFWNSDLTCTGGYDAIILYLNDGRRTCKEVEEFMKARASIEEKYAKELLGLSKKVCGHNEMNTLKRSLDVFKLQTEHVSLSHLQLAQSMRDEAKKLEDFREKQKEARKKIEQQMDALHKQKSSQFKKTMDTKKTYEQKCRDKEEADQNVNRNTNTNNTKHIEKLYSKAQQAKQNAEEADRLYIQNVTTLGKVRDEWLKEHMNACEMFEKQAMERINFLRNTVWTHLNQLSQQYVTSDELHEEVRKSLEQCDVQEDIEHFVNLRRSGDKPPAPVVYENFYSSQRSPTGAQPSRQPPPVIRRGPLPDPANSSRDNSYSSVQDADYSVIQY from the exons atgaaaaacctTCATTTCAAGGATTTCTTCTGG AACTCTGACCTGACCTGCACTGGTGGCTATGATGCCATCATTCTGTATCTCAATGATGGCAGAAGGACATGCAAAGAGGTGGAAGAGTTCATGAAAGCCAG GGCCTCAATTGAAGAAAAATATGCCAAAGAACTGCTGGGTTTGTCCAAGAAGGTGTGTGGACACAATGAGATGAA CACCCTGAAAAGATCACTGGACGTGTTCAAATTAC AGACTGAACATGTGAGTCTGTCACACCTACAACTAGCCCAGAGCATGAGGGACGAGGCCAAAAAACTGGAGGActtcagagaaaaacaaaaagaagcaaGGAAAAAG ATTGAGCAGCAGATGGATGCCCTCCACAAACAGAAGTCTTCACAGTTCAAAAAGACAATGGAT ACCAAGAAGACGTACGAGCAGAAGTGCAGAGACAAAGAAGAGGCCGATCAGAACGTGAACCgaaacaccaacaccaacaacacCAAGCACATAGAGAAG CTCTACTCAAAAGCACAGCAAGCAAAACAGAATGCAGAAGAAGCAG ACAGGTTATACATCCAGAATGTGACAACACTAGGAAAGGTGAGAGACGAATGGCTGAAGGAACACATGAATGCCTGTGAG atGTTTGAAAAACAGGCAATGGAGCGCATTAACTTTCTGAGGAACACAGTGTGGACTCACCTCAACCAACTTTCTCAGCAGTATGTGACCAGTGATGAG ctGCATGAGGAAGTGAGGAAGTCACTAGAACAGTGCGATGTCCAGGAGGATATTGAACACTTTGTTAACCTCAGGCGAAGTGGAGACAAACCACCAG CTCCAGTTGTGTATGAGAATTTCTATAGCAGTCAGAGATCTCCAACTGGCGCTCAACCATCTCGACAGCCTCCACCAGTCATCAG ACGAGGGCCGTTACCTGATCcagcaaacagcagcaggg ACAACTCCTACTCATCGGTGCAGGACGCGGACTACAGTGTTATCCAGTACTAA